A portion of the Algimonas porphyrae genome contains these proteins:
- the infC gene encoding translation initiation factor IF-3: MARRPHAAQPAKKPKGPRTNREITAEKVLLITEDGEKRGVVPIAEALAAAQQSGLDLVEVAPGDTPVCKVLDYGKMRFEAQKKKAANRKSQRTSALKEIKMRPNIDTHDYMVKTKKMNEFFERGDKVKVTVRFRGREMAHMDRGTDLLARVRDDFEEVAKVEFAPKTEGRLMVMVMAPR; the protein is encoded by the coding sequence ATCGCCAGACGTCCCCATGCCGCCCAACCGGCCAAAAAGCCGAAGGGCCCGCGTACAAATCGAGAAATTACCGCCGAAAAAGTCCTTCTGATCACGGAAGACGGCGAAAAACGCGGCGTCGTGCCGATTGCCGAAGCCTTGGCCGCCGCACAACAGTCCGGGCTGGACCTCGTCGAGGTTGCACCGGGCGACACACCGGTCTGCAAAGTGCTCGATTACGGTAAGATGCGTTTCGAGGCGCAGAAGAAGAAGGCCGCCAATCGCAAGAGCCAGCGCACCAGCGCGCTCAAGGAAATCAAGATGCGTCCGAACATCGATACGCATGACTACATGGTCAAGACGAAGAAGATGAACGAGTTCTTCGAGCGCGGCGACAAGGTGAAGGTCACGGTCCGCTTTCGGGGTCGCGAAATGGCGCATATGGACCGCGGCACCGATCTGCTCGCCCGTGTGCGTGACGATTTCGAAGAGGTCGCAAAGGTGGAATTCGCCCCCAAAACCGAAGGCCGCCTGATGGTCATGGTGATGGCCCCGCGCTAG